In Oncorhynchus clarkii lewisi isolate Uvic-CL-2024 chromosome 2, UVic_Ocla_1.0, whole genome shotgun sequence, one DNA window encodes the following:
- the LOC139377243 gene encoding zinc finger protein OZF-like, protein MSEIQMLRVYSSANGMKCTPCSCKVCGRSFRYKRPFFNHVRSHAHIEDKEHLCGVCGKHLDSKESMKDHLQTHVIAEPEFCHVCGKMFTTKFRLKKHRRVHTGEKPFRCNDCGRCFSDAANLIGHKRTHTFEKPYCCQECGQGFTQSGHLVLHRRRHTGEKPYFCSVCGKSFSTRLYSAPNYTGHMRIHTGEKSHSCHDCSKCFSNSANLRAHRRIHTGKKSYCCDYCGKGFALNGNLKMHMKTHRK, encoded by the coding sequence ATGTCTGAAATACAGATGTTGAGAGTGTATAGCAGTGCAAATGGCATGAAATGTACTCCATGTTCTTGTAAGGTTTGTGGGAGGTCTTTTCGGTACAAGCGTCCCTTTTTTAATCATGTGCGAAGTCATGCAcatatagaggataaagaacatCTATGTGGTGTGTGTGGAAAGCACCTAGATTCTAAAGAGAGTATGAAAGATCACCTCCAAACTCACGTCATAGCTGAGCCTGAGTTTTGTCATGTTTGTGGTAAAATGTTCACCACGAAGTTTAGGCTGAAAAAGCACAGGAgggttcacacaggagagaaaccatttcgCTGCAATGATTGTGGCAGGTGTTTCAGTGATGCCGCCAATTTGATCGGACACAAAAGGACTCACACATTCGAGAAACCATATTGCTGCCAGGAATGTGGCCAAGGATTCACTCAAAGTGGACATCTGGTTTTGCACAGGAGGAGACATACTGGGGAGAAGCCATATTTCTGTTCTGTTTGTGGCAAAAGTTTCAGCACCAGATTATATTCAGCACCAAATTATACAGGACACATGAgaattcacacaggggagaaatcgCACAGCTGCCATGATTGTAGCAAATGTTTCAGCAATAGTGCTAATCTGAGAGCGCACAGGAGGATTCATACAGGGAAGAAATCATATTGTTGTGATTATTGTGGCAAAGGATTTGCTCTGAATGGAAATCTTAAAATGCACATGAAGACACACAGGAAATAA